A window of Methanooceanicella nereidis genomic DNA:
GCGTCTTCATGGCTCAGCTCGATGTGACTATATTTGTTCCGGCGCTGAACAGCGTAGTCTCTGAATACAAGACGACCTTTGAATGGGTCATCTGGACCGTCACGATCTATATGCTTGCGTTTACGGTCACCATGCCGCTGGCCGGCAAGATATCCGACCTGTATGGAAGAAAAAGGTTATACATCTTTGGTGTCGGCCTATTCTCTATAGGTTCCCTCGCCTGCGGCCTCGCATGGGATATTAACTCGCTGCTGTTTTTCAGGATAATCCAGGCCATAGGAGGCGGTATGATATTCCCATCCGCGCTTGCGGAAATAGGGAGCAGCATATCAAAAGAGAAGAGAGGCATGGCCCTTGGCATAATGATGGCTGTGAATGCTGTCGCAGCTATAATAGGGCCTAACCTGGGAGGCTTCCTGGTAGAAAACCTGGGCTGGAGATATGTTTTCTACATAAACCCGCCCATCGGCATACTGGCGATCTTGCTGGCATTAAAGTTCCCTGAGACCTATGGGACTGAAAAGCATAAGATAGATATTGTGGGCGCGATCCTGCTTGCAGGAGGCCTGCTGTCGTTCATGCTCGGAATCGTAAGGATCGAGAAACTACCCCTGAGCGACGTTACCGTATACCCGTTCTTTATAGCAGCCGCGGCTCTTGCCATATTACTTGTCATGTATGAGAAACGCACAGTTGAGCCGATACTTAATATACCGCTGCTTTCCAGAGGGGACCTGCTTGCAGTTAACCTGGCAGCACTGACATTCGGCTTCTGTTTCTTCTCAGTGGTCCTATACATACCCTCATTTGCCCAGCTCATACTCGGCCTCGGGATACAGGATAGCGGCACGATACTTACACCGCTTACATTATCCGTGCTGGTGATGGCCGTTTTAGGCGGTAAGCTGATGGACATGTACGGCATCAAGCCGATCATATTGCTGGGAGCCGCCATTATGTGCATATCGTTGTTCGGCCTGGTATATTTCTCCACCAGTTCACTGATACTGGCAACCATACTTCTCGTGATGGGAATAGGCGTGGGCTTCTGTATGGGCTCTTTCCAGAACCTTATGATGTCCCTTGTGCCAGACTCGTACAAAGGCAGCGCAAGCGGCATAGTCAACGTTTTCATGAATATTGGAGGCATCATAGGACCGACGATAGGAAGCTATTACCTGTCAAGAGGCTCTAAAAAGATCGAAGAACTTAAAGCCTCAATGATGCCCGGAACCGGCGGGGATACGCCGATGACGATGCCTCCGTCCGGAACAGGCATGGATCAGATGATGCTTAACCTGGTAAAGGATTGTATGGGAGAAGCCTTCAGCGATATATTCATGCTTACCGCAGCAGTGTCCGTGCTGACGATCATCCTGCTTGCATATCTTGTGATAAGAGGTCGCCGGGCAGTATCCGGGGATACGGCAGGGGAGCTAATGGAAAATTAGCATTAACCCCCTTTTCTATTTTATATTATTTTATACCCTTTACAACATTTTTGATTACGATTTAATTAGTAAAACTACTATTTTTAGTGTAAACAGGGATAAATTTAGCTATATTTTGATTAATAAAAGGTAAAAATAGGATATTATTACAAAATAACCAATAATATATACTTATTATTCATAATAAGTAAAATTTTAGTATATTTCACTAAAAGCCCAGATAATCTTAAACATTTTATCCTTATATCTTATTTATAGAGGAGGTATACCAATACTATGCTTAAAAAAATCTTATTGTTGGCTACCGTAATGCTTCTTCTGGCAGCATTCATTATACCGGCGGAAGCTTTCTACGGTTATCGGGGATGTGCGCCTTATGCAGGCTTTTGCGGATACCCCGGATCTCTGGGCAGTCCCGCGCTATATGGCTCTCTCGGGTACGGTGGATATCCGGGATCATATGGATCTCTTGGGTATGCGGGATATACGGGACTGTATGGCAGCCTGGGATATGCCGGATACCGGGGCTTATACGGAGGCCTGGGATACGGAGGTCTTTTAGGTAGAACCGGCCTTCTTGGATATCCCGGAATATCCGGAATATGCGGATTCTGCTAAACATAGACGACTGACATGATAAAAATAAAGCGGGGTTGAGATACACCCCTGATTTTTTAATTATAAGGCCTGGCCTGATGGCTTTATGCCACCAGGTTCATAAGAGTGCCCACTTTCTCGATCTCGATCTCTATGACATCGCCCTTTTCCATAGGCCCGATGCCGGACGGGGTGCCCGTCGCTATTACGTCGCCGGCTTCCAGTGTCATGACGCCGGAAACGAACTCGACTAACCTGCGGACATCGACGATGAGATTTTTAGTGTTCGAGCTTTGCTTTACCTCGCCGTTCAACCTGGACTTTATCGAAAGGCTTGAAGGATCTACGCCCGTAACAATGAACGGCCCGATCGGCGAGAAGGTATCGAAGCTCTTGGCACGCGTCCACTGCACATCTTTCTTTTGTAAGTCCCTGGCCGTGACATCGTTAAGGCAAGTGTAGCCGAGTATATGGTCATCGGCCTTATCTGCACGGATATGGCCTGTCTTTTTCCCGATCACGACAGCAAGCTCGGCCTCATAATCAATACGCTTAGATTGCGCCGGATAAATGATATTGTCCCCGTGGCCTATTACACTGGAAGGCGGCTTCAGGAACAGGACAGGCTCATCGGGTATCCTGTCCTTCATCTCTTCCGCGTGGTCCCTGTAGTTGAGCCCTACGCAGACGACCTTTGAGGGGCTGCACGGAGGAAGTATCTTTAGCTCATTGAGGCCATATTCCCTGAAGTCTGCCCGGGAAATCACTTTGTCCCCGACTACCTCGCCCTCGAATATCATACCGTTATCCATGAATCTGCCTATCACTGTCATATGTTGATCCTCCTTCCGCTAGCATCTCTGGTATAGCGCCCCATCTCAGAATCTATCAAAACGTCCCCTTTAAAGACCGGTCCGTCTCTGCATACCCTTAATCCTTCCGGGTCCATGCAGCAGCTTCCGCAGACCCCCAGGCCGCATTTAATATATCTCTGCAGGCTGAACTGTGACCTTGACGCCACACCGGCGTCATCCAGGATGCCCAGCACCCTGAACATCATCTTTTCGGGGCCGCAGCAGTATATTTGAGAGAACGAGCTTAAGTCGAGGGTCTTTAATAGTTCCGTGACGAATCCCTTATGGCCATAGCTGCCGTCGTCCGTGGCTATGATCGTCTTTCCGGACTTTCTGAACCGGGAGTCAAAGTGCACTTCTTCCTTCGTACGGTATCCTGCCACAGTCGTCACACTGACGCCTGCCGACGCCGCCTTTTCGGCGAATGGTGCGAGTGGCGCAGAGCCGACGCCCCCGGAGACTATCAGTATATCGTCGCCCACAAGTTCCCATCCGTTGCCGTATGGCCCCCTGATGCCGACCGAGTCCCCTTCATTAAGGCCGAACAGCGCTTCGGTGGCTTCGCCAACCTTCTGGACAGTGATCGCATTATCGTATGAAAGCGTCATGGGCACTTCGTCGACGCCCCTTACCCATACCATGACGTACTGTCCCGGCCTGCCGTTTAGCCAGTGGCTCACGTCAAGCCTGAACGTTTTTATCGTAGGCGTCTCGTCAATGATCTCAGTGATAGTAGAGCTGATAGGCCTCATTTTTTCACCAACCTGTGTGACAACCCTATAAGTTCCTTTAGCCGCATTCCTTTTCTATCGAGGTAATCGGATATTCCCATCGACACCGAAGCGAACACCCCGATGTCCTCGTAAACGGCGGAGCCGATCTCGACCGCGCTCGCTCCCGCCATCATGAATTCCACGGCGTCCGCCCAGTTAGATATGCCGCCGACACCTATAACGGGGATATCAAGCGCCTCATATAGATCATAGACACACCTGACAGCCACTGGTTTTATCGCAGGCCCTGAAAGGCCCCCGTGGACGTTACCCAGTATCGGATAGCCCGTATCGATGTCTATCGCCATCGCCTTTAACGTATTTATGGCCACTATCGCGTCAGCGCCCCCGTCCTGCGCCGCAATGCCCAGGTGCCTTATATCTGTGACGTTGGGCGTGAGTTTTACCCAAACTGGCGCGTCGACCGTATTTTTTACGATGCGAGTGATCTTCTTTACAAGCTCCGGGTCGGTCCCGACCTGCATCCCGTAGCCTTTGGCGTGAGGGCAGCTCACGTTGAGCTCGTATGCCGAAGCTCCCGGAAGCCCCTCCGCGACCGCCTTAAACTCATCCTCGGTACCCCCGAATATGCTTGCTATGACGGGCACGCCGGACTCTTTAGCGATATTTAATTCCTGTAAAAATTCCTTAGACGACGGGTTAGGCAAGCCCATGGCGTTGACATAGCCGCATTCGAGCCTTACCATAGACGGGTTAGGATGCCCGTACTTTGGCTCCGTCCCTATCGACTTAGTGACAACGGCACCGGCACCCATACGGGCGACGCGCTTCAGGGAAGCTCCGGTAGTGCCGAGCACGCCCGCGGCCAGTATGGTCGGGTTGTCAAGCGTGAGACCGCCTACTTCAGTGGTGAGTTTCATAGTATCCCATTAAGAAATGGCACCTAGAAAATATATTTTTCGGCATCACTTATATGCCGCTTTTTTGATGATCGTGAAACGGTCCTGTGCGGATATGCCGTCCGCTAATTTTTTGATGATCTTGTTCTTTGACAGTATATCAGGGATATGTTCAGGCCCGTAATGTTCGATCAGCCGGCCCGCGGTTTTTATCAATCCGCCCTCTCCGGCACCTAAAAAGTACAGTTCATATGCCATCGCGTCCATGATCGTCCTGTCCAAAAACTCTCTATTCTTTCCGCCGGCGATAATAATGCTTTCTGCGACCCTGGCGAATATGTCCTGTACGCCCTTCGACGCACGAGGGATGGGCAGTGCCTCTATGCTGTAGTTCCTGATATTATTCTGGGAGCAGAAAAGTTCAAAGTACCAGTTCAAGACAGAGGAGTTAAGCAGCGCTAAAAGGTATAGCCCGTTCATATCCTTATCCGTCACGACTATCTGTTTTATAGAATTTCCGCATAAATAGCCCGGCGGGAGCGGCGCGAACTTAAGCCTTCTCCTGCAGGCCTTATTTTGCGTATTCCTGCCGATGATCCGCGGCTTTGATACGACCATTTCCGCAGAGGGCTTATCTTTCATGAACTCGGTCTTCTTCACGTACCTGGGCTGCTTTCCTTCCGGGGAAAGATCTACGGAATATTCTTTCAGGTGTATCCCTTTTACAAATATGCCGTCCTCCTGTGAGCTCGAAATATAGGACCTATATATAGTCTCGTCCACATGGCCTACGCTGATAGTCCCCACCGGAGGGGCTGAGCCGTCTCCTTTGAATGGAGGAAATCGCCTGACATCTTTAATCATGTCCCATTCTGCCGCAGGACATGATAACAGAGGCACTTCCATGCCGCCGCAAGTCATTTCATCAAGCTCTTTATAACCTATGTTGATCCTATCGTCCCGATCTTCGTTCAGGCTTTCAAAGTGCACGCCCTGCCTTATGCAAAAATTTCCGTTACCTGGTGCTTCCTTCCTGCAAACTAATATTACCGTCGCCTGGTTCACGTCCCCGAACATCCGGGATCTTTCCGGGAACTCGACGATCTCCTCGACAGTGTTTTCCCGGAATATGTGCTGCCTCAATTTTTGCGAGGATATCTCATTCAAGAACGAAGAAGGGAATATAAGCCCCATGCTCCCGCCATCGCGAAGAAGCCCGAGATTGCGCTCTATGAAAAGCTTATACAGGTTAAGATTGCCCTCCTGTAACCGGTATAGTCCGGAGCCCGAGATCAAGGCAGACATTTCCTTCTTTAGTCCCGCCCTGTCCTGAAGGTCGACGTCTGAAAACATGCTTTTTATACGCATGTAAGGAGGGTTTCCGGCTATGACATCGAAACTGCCGGCATGCTTCAAGCCGCCATCCGGCAGAAGGGCATTCCCGCATGCGACATTGATATTCGGTGTTTTAAAGGGAACGTTTTTTCTATACGCGCATTTTGCGAGGGATAAGATCAATCTTTTTCTTGCGATCCCGACCGAATAACCGTCAATATCCATTCCGTAGAGGTTACCGGCGATAACATCCGATATTATCCCGTATTCGATATCCGGCACATTATCACAGCATTGAAGCGCTTTTAGCCTTAGCCCTAAAAGCTCTTCTAGTGCCGCTTCAAGAAAGATCCCGGTGCCGCACGAACTATCTATGATCCTGATGTTTTTGATCTTCCCGATAAGATCATCTATTTCCCCCGCGTTCAGTCCCCGCAGCATCTCATCGACAGTGCGATGCTCTTTACCGAAGGCTTTTCTTGAATAGTTCAGGATATAAGAGCCTATAGCGGCTTTACAAATATACCTGGCAAGGGGTTTCGGCGTAAAGAACGCTCCGTCATCCCGCAGCTTTATCCCGTGCATAATGCTTGCGGACCTGTCCAGTAAAATGCAAACCCTGCCGGTAATATCGCCGTTGTTTTCCAGCAACTTACTTATGTTTGAATGTATGGACGTGGCCATAGAAGAGGGGATTTCACCGCCATCCGGTGACATATCGCTGACATCTATCCCGAGCTTATCCATCGCGCGCTGAAAAATGATATTATCAAGATATGTACGGGCCAGAGCTCCCTTATCGCCGTCCCGGCCGCCAAAAGCTTCGAGCAATTGCCCGTAAAGAGAATCATACATATAAAAAAGGCTTGCTTTATCTTCGATCCCGGGCATATGGTCCCATGCTCCTTAGCCGGTAATATGGGCCCCATATATTAAAAAGATTAAGTTTCAGCCCATGACTTATTCGCTAATGTGATCCCGGTCAAGTATCTCAGTCGTATATTTACCGCTTTCGCTGCTCACATGCATCACCAGGGCATCGCAAAGAGGGCAATAATAATCTATCTCGTTATCCGAAGGGTAAATTATGGCATATTCCTTGAACCTTTTTTGCCTTACAGGGCACATTTTTTCCATGCCTTCCTTTAGAATGCGCTCAATATCTTCGCTGCCCTCTCCCGGCTTTTCCCTGAACTCTACGGCCAGGTCTTTCCTGTACGCGTGCGTACCCCGGTCAAGATGAAATGGCATATCTTTTGCTCTTCTGGGCAAAAATATCTCCCCGAAATATTATGTTCTAGCCGTAAATATAAAAATTAGATTCGGGATAATATCGGTTAGAAAACATTATGTACGATGAACGTGCACGTTTGAAAAATAATACCGGAGGATAGATGATCAGAATTAAAACACCCTCCCGCATACACCTTACACTCATCGACCTTAATGGCTCCATCGGGCGAGTGGATGGCGGAGCAGGCATAACTCTTGAGGAACCATCCATCGAGATCACGGCCGAAAAAAGCGACAAGGTCGAGGTCAATGGAGACCCGCAGCTTACGGAGCGAATGAAAAAGGCCTGCGAAGTCGTATGTCCCGGGGAAGGTATTTCGATCAACATCATAAGGTCTTACTGGAACCACATAGGGCTCGGCTCCGGGACTCAGGCGGCCCTTGCAGCCGGCACTGCCATGGCGAAACTTTACGGCCTGAACATTTCGGCGAGGGATATCGCGTTTTTGATAGGCAGAGGAGGGACTTCCGGGATAGGGATAGGAGCTTTTGAGACAGGCGGCTTCATACTGGACGGAGGCCACCGCATGAACTCTAAAAAAGCATTTTTACCAAGCTCGTTCTCAAAAGGAGTGCCGCCAGCCCCCATACTGCTTAGATACGAGTTTCCCGACTGGGACATTGTGCTCACGATACCTCCGGCAAAGGGAGCCTATGACGTCTATGAAAAGGACATGTTCGCGAAATTATGTCCCATACCCCTGAACGAGGTGGAAAAGATCTCGCATATCATATTGATGCAGATGCTTCCTGCCATCGTGGAGAAAGACATGGATAACTTCGGCAAGGCGGTAAACTCGATACAGGAGATAGGATTTAAAAAGAGAGAGCTGGACCTTCAGAAAGGGGCAAGGGAGCTGATAGACGTCATCAGGTCGGCTGGCGCCGCCGGTGCAGGCATGAGCTCGTTCGGGCCTGCGATCTATGCCGTCACGGATTCGCCCGGTAAGATAGAATCTGCAGTTAAAAAATATAATCCCGATTGTATCGTAATAAAGACAAAGGCAAAAAATACTGGTTGCGAGATAACATACGAGTGAAGAATATGAAAGCCTGGTTCGGGGAATTCGACGCTGATAACATTAGAAAGGAAAATATCCGGCTGGCCGGGAGCGATCCGGGAGAGCTTGCGCGATGGGCAGGCGTTATCGGCAGTAAAGACACCTGCACAGGCATTGACTTCGAAGAAGTCTCCATAATGGGAGGCCTCTGCGGATCGCCCACAGAATATAAGAGGCTGATGCATGAGACAGCGATGGCGGTCGCCAGGGAGCGTATCTCGCTAAGCCTCTCCGGTAAGGACATGTATGTTGCCCAGGCCGTCAAATCACTGGACGATGTTAATTTTTCATATAACCGTTTAACAGAAAGGCTTGCAGAATGGTATGGGATCCATTTCCCGGAGTTCAAGGCAAGGCCTCAGGAACTGATAAAGGCCATAATGAGAGGCACCAGGGAAAATTCAGGTGACGAAAGTTCCTTAACTTCTATGGGAGCCCCGATGTCCCCGGACGATGTGGCAGCAATACAGGGAATGGCGTCGGGCGCACAAAGATTGTTCGATGAGAGAAAGTCCCTGGAAAAATATATCACTGAAAGCATGGAAGAGCTTGCGCCGAACTTATCGGACGTGCTGGGACCGCTTCTGGGCGCGAGGTTCATAGCCCGCGCGGGAAGCCTCGAGAAGCTTTCCCGGATGCCGGCAAGCACTATACAGGTTATGGGCTCGGGAGAAGCCCTTTTCAAGCATCTCAGGGAAGGTACGCCGTCGCCAAAGCACGGGCTTATATACCAGCATCCGCTGGTAAGCGGCTCACCTAAAAGGATCAGGGGAAAAGTATCGCGAATGCTCGCCGCAAAGGCAGCCATTGCCGCCAGAGTCGATAATTATTCGGGAGAGCGCCTGAACCTCGGCCAGGGGCTTAAAGAGAAAGTCGAAGCCATGAAAGCAAAGACTCCCCGGAGGAAAAAATAATGCCGTCAGTCAGGCAGGTAAAGAGTATCCGGAAATACATGCCGGATAATACCTATATCATTAAAACCGAAAGCGAAGAGCTTCTTGCCACGTCCTCGGCATTCATGGAAGAGGATAGCATCATGCACGGCGGTATAATATACAGGCCCTGGAACCCGTCCACGAGCAAGCTCGCCTCTATGCTACTTAAAGGGATGAAAGTCCCCATTAAAAGCGACTCAAAAGTCCTGTACCTGGGGGCGGCGAGCGGTACGACAGTTTCGCATGTCGCCGATATAGCGAGCGACGGTATCGTGTTCGCGGCAGAGTTCGCGCCCAGGCCGACACGCGACCTGTTACAGGCAGTAAGGGACAGGATAAACGTCGTGCCCATGCTCGCCGACGCAAGGTACCCGGAAAGCTATCCGCCATTCATAGACAGCGTGGATATTATCTACCAGGACATCGCACAGCCCAATCAATCTGAGATAATGGTATCAAACGCTACAAAGTATCTTCGTCCCGGCGGTATAGGCGTCATGGCCATAAAGGCAAAAAGTATCAGTATCTCGGAAGACGTAAAAAGTATCCTGGAAAGAGAGGTAAGCTTACTGGAAGAAAGTTTTGAGATACTGGAAAAGGTATCCCTTGAGCCGCTCCATCATGACCACCTGGCTGTGATGGGAAAATTTAAAGGTTAGCTTAGTTCTACGATCACAAGCTCATTTTTTATCAGCTTGTTTATAAACTTAAAAAGCCGCTTCTCGATGTCTTTTTCATTTCCTTTCGAGCGCTTTATTATTATGTCCTTGATCTCCTGCACCGTATGAGTCCCGTCGCATAGCTCCCATACCAGAGACCCGAGCGGGTTGAACCTGAACATCCTTTCATCAGGTATGTCAACGAATTTGCTTAATACCTTTAATACATGGGTCTTTTTGTAGGGTACATACAGTTTTACGACGTCGGAGTTCATTTTGTCCCATTCAATATCCGGGTCCCTTTTCGGCTTTGATAGAAGAAGTTTCTTGTACGGGATCTTCATACCGGAACCTTTGAACGTTACGAATAACGGCATACAGAATAAAAATATCACTATTATGCTATATATCTTTCCTGCTCTATGCATCATCATAAGGCTATTAATACAATGATGCCCTGTACCTCAAAGCAAAAGTATGAGAAATGCTTCGATATTATATTAAGGCTCTCTGGATTCTGAAGTGTTATTGAGTATCATTGAACATAATCATAAATATACAAAATTGGAATATTCTATGGGAAAGATTGGAACTTTTCATAACTATAACTGATCAGACTCACCATAAAGGCGAGTAAGGAACACTAAACTGCTAACCGCAAAATCTTTTATGAGCGGGGTCTTGCTCAGGTTTTAAGAATGAAAAAGTGTCTTACTTACTGGTCTTTGAGATGAAGTTTTTATGGTTGTGCCTGTCAGATGGCAGGTAGGCACGTAACCTCACAGAAACACGGAAACACAAAATTTTTTTTATATGATTTTTTAAGGGCACGAAAACCCTAAGAATTTACTCACTAAACCACGAAGGGCTCTAGTATCACTGTCAACGCACTAACACCTCTAACGCCCGGCTCAACGCACCAACCTCTCTAAGTCACCAACGCTAAAACAAGACACGAACATTCCCCAAATCACTAAAGTTTAATATCCCGGTCTGTGTTCCCCTTGACCTATAACAGGGATATTGATCGTGTAAGCGTCAACCGTGCAGTTAAAATTTCGTGTTTTTGGGAATATTCGGGCCTTGTTTTAGCGTTGGTGAATTAGAGCACTTCGAGCATTAAGCCGTGCATTAGAGACTTTAGTGCGTTGACGGTGATACTAGAGCATTTGTGGTTTGGTGAGTGAACCTTTGGGTTTTCGTGACCTTAAATTCTAAAAAAAAATTTGTGTTTCCGTGTTTCTGTGAGGTTACGTGCCTGCCTGCCATCCGACAGGCACAACTGCAGAACATCGATACCATAATAGATGTTACATGCAAGTCTTTACAGAGACCATTAAAAAGTTTTTCATGGGAGCGCACAAAGGCAAACAAGGAACACAAAGAACTTTTTTAGAAGATTAGCATTTTTTAAAAAAATTTTGTGGTCCTTACTCGCCTTCGTGCGCTTCGTGGCGAAAAATGTTAGGCGTATGTGCTGGAAAAGAAGATGAAATAAATTATCTATAAAAAACTCACATGCGTGTATCAATTTTCTTTCACTTCACGGGAAGTTGTTACCGCCCGGTTGATCTCGTTCAATAATTGCTCTTCGGTCTTACCTTCAACGGATATTCCCATTTTCTTCGCTATCTCGATGACCTTTTCAGACGGCATTTTCGGGACTATGGAGCTCTGAGATATCAGCGAATCCTTATTGATCTCCATCTCGAACTCTCGCTGTGCCTTCTTGACTTCAGCGTAAAACTTACCGATCTGGCGTATGTATTCGGGCATCTTATCCGGCCCGAAAAGCAGAAGCGCGATCACGGCGATGAAAATAATCTGGATGAAATCGACCATTAAAGGACACCTTAGCAATAATGAAATGCTTTACAAGATATAAACATTTTCAGGCAAAAAAGACAGAAAGGATAAACAGGTCACTGTTTATCCATTAAATGACAGGCCACGAAATGCTCGTTGCCGGTATCCTTCATCTCGGGCTCGACCTTGCTGCAAATATCCATCCTGTGCTTGCACCTGGTATGGAACCTGCAGCCTGAAGGCGGGTTTATCGGTGTCGGAACGTCGCCTTCGAGTATGATACGGTTCCTCTTACAGTTCGGGTCGGGGACCGGTATCGCCGATAGTAACGCCTGGGTATACGGGTGTAGCGGCTTATCGAAAAGCTCCTGCGTCTTTGCGGATTCCACGATCTTACCGAGATACATCACGGCCACCCTGTCGCTGAGATATTTCACTACTATCAGGTTGTGCGAGATGAACAGGTACGTAAGGCCTAACTCTTTCTGCAGGTCTTTAAGCTTGTTAAGGATCTGCGACTGCACAGAAACATCTAAAGACGATGTCGGCTCGTCAAGCACCACGAACTTCGGGTTCAGCGCAAGCGCCCTTGCGATGCCTATCCTCTGCCTCTGCCCGCCGCTGAACTCATGCGGATACCTGTGGAGGTGCTGAGGGTTAAGGCCCACGGCCTCTAAAAGCTGGGTAACCGTGTTCTCGACATCCTCGCCTTTCACAAGCCCGTTAATTATCAGCGGCTCTGCAATGATGTCCTTGATGGTCATCCTCGGGTTCAGCGATGAATTAGGGTCCTGGAAGACGATCTGCATGTTCTGCCTGAGCTTCAGCATATTCTTTTTGTTATATTTCATTATGTCTTCATTGTTGAACAGTATCTGCCCGCCGGTAGGCTCCAGAAGCCTTAATATTGTCCTGCCAACGGTCGTCTTGCCGCAGCCGCTCTCGCCTACAAGGCCCAGCGTCTCCCCTTTCTTGATATAAAGATCGACGCCGTCGACCGCCTTGACGTTCTGTACGGTCTTTGAGAATATGCCGCCCTGGATCGGGAAATATTTTTTAAGGTCCTTAACTTCAAGGAGTATTTCCGACATTTAGCTCACCCTCTTTTTATCGGCATACAGATGGCACATCACAAAGTGCCCGCCCTCTACCTCGTAAACATCCGGCTTTTCTTTCCTGCAAATATCTATCGCCTTGCTGCACCGGGGATGAAACCTGCATCCGTTCGGGGGCGTGATAAGGTTAGGCACCGAGCCCGGTATCGTATCCAGACGCGAAGCGACGTTCTGCGATATCTTCGGGATGGAGCCGATAAGGCCTTTCGTGTACGGGTGTAACGGGTTAAAGAATATGGTCCTGACATCGCCCAGCTCTACTATGCATCCCGCGTACATCACGCCTATGCGGTCACATACGTCCGCGACCACGCCAAGGTCGTGGGTGATCATTAAGATCGATGCTCCTGTGCGCTTCTTCAGGTCTTTCATCAGCTCAAGTATCTGCGCCTGGATCGTCACGTCAAGA
This region includes:
- a CDS encoding fibrillarin-like rRNA/tRNA 2'-O-methyltransferase translates to MPSVRQVKSIRKYMPDNTYIIKTESEELLATSSAFMEEDSIMHGGIIYRPWNPSTSKLASMLLKGMKVPIKSDSKVLYLGAASGTTVSHVADIASDGIVFAAEFAPRPTRDLLQAVRDRINVVPMLADARYPESYPPFIDSVDIIYQDIAQPNQSEIMVSNATKYLRPGGIGVMAIKAKSISISEDVKSILEREVSLLEESFEILEKVSLEPLHHDHLAVMGKFKG
- a CDS encoding PqqD family protein, which translates into the protein MPLFVTFKGSGMKIPYKKLLLSKPKRDPDIEWDKMNSDVVKLYVPYKKTHVLKVLSKFVDIPDERMFRFNPLGSLVWELCDGTHTVQEIKDIIIKRSKGNEKDIEKRLFKFINKLIKNELVIVELS
- a CDS encoding Sec-independent protein translocase subunit TatA/TatB, coding for MVDFIQIIFIAVIALLLFGPDKMPEYIRQIGKFYAEVKKAQREFEMEINKDSLISQSSIVPKMPSEKVIEIAKKMGISVEGKTEEQLLNEINRAVTTSREVKEN
- a CDS encoding ABC transporter ATP-binding protein, producing MSEILLEVKDLKKYFPIQGGIFSKTVQNVKAVDGVDLYIKKGETLGLVGESGCGKTTVGRTILRLLEPTGGQILFNNEDIMKYNKKNMLKLRQNMQIVFQDPNSSLNPRMTIKDIIAEPLIINGLVKGEDVENTVTQLLEAVGLNPQHLHRYPHEFSGGQRQRIGIARALALNPKFVVLDEPTSSLDVSVQSQILNKLKDLQKELGLTYLFISHNLIVVKYLSDRVAVMYLGKIVESAKTQELFDKPLHPYTQALLSAIPVPDPNCKRNRIILEGDVPTPINPPSGCRFHTRCKHRMDICSKVEPEMKDTGNEHFVACHLMDKQ
- a CDS encoding NOP5/NOP56 family protein, producing MKAWFGEFDADNIRKENIRLAGSDPGELARWAGVIGSKDTCTGIDFEEVSIMGGLCGSPTEYKRLMHETAMAVARERISLSLSGKDMYVAQAVKSLDDVNFSYNRLTERLAEWYGIHFPEFKARPQELIKAIMRGTRENSGDESSLTSMGAPMSPDDVAAIQGMASGAQRLFDERKSLEKYITESMEELAPNLSDVLGPLLGARFIARAGSLEKLSRMPASTIQVMGSGEALFKHLREGTPSPKHGLIYQHPLVSGSPKRIRGKVSRMLAAKAAIAARVDNYSGERLNLGQGLKEKVEAMKAKTPRRKK